One stretch of Ornithinimicrobium ciconiae DNA includes these proteins:
- a CDS encoding universal stress protein, protein MTDSSAAAGSNWPAPGPDRVIVVGVDADQDPHIVKEAADMATTMGAGLVCAWVDSTQVIYGASLDGTRLITPLDPDQSADTSHALNERVHRFVAEHLADRQVPWRLESTVGDIASGLTEIADQWQACLIAVGGRRPGFTGWMNELIGGSIGGHLVHTQSRPVLVIPGARDKGH, encoded by the coding sequence GTGACTGACAGCAGTGCAGCTGCCGGGTCGAACTGGCCAGCGCCCGGGCCGGACCGGGTCATCGTCGTCGGTGTCGATGCCGACCAGGACCCACACATCGTCAAGGAGGCTGCCGACATGGCCACCACGATGGGGGCCGGGCTGGTCTGCGCGTGGGTCGACTCCACGCAGGTGATCTATGGCGCCAGTCTGGACGGCACCCGCCTCATTACCCCCCTGGATCCCGACCAGTCGGCAGACACCAGCCACGCCCTGAACGAGCGGGTGCATCGGTTCGTGGCCGAGCACCTGGCCGACCGGCAGGTGCCCTGGCGCCTGGAGTCCACCGTGGGTGATATCGCCTCCGGTCTCACCGAGATCGCCGACCAGTGGCAGGCCTGTCTCATCGCGGTGGGCGGGCGTCGTCCGGGCTTCACCGGCTGGATGAACGAACTCATCGGCGGCTCCATCGGCGGTCACCTGGTGCACACCCAGTCCCGCCCGGTGCTCGTCATTCCCGGCGCCCGCGACAAGGGCCACTGA
- a CDS encoding nucleoside deaminase: MPTSPLDRDADDAEHARHLQHTLELARRAVTSGSGGPFGAVVVLDGEVIAEGWNTVVGTSDPTAHAEITAIRAAAEHLGDFQLSGAVIYASCEPCPMCLGAIYWSRAEALYYAATRHDAAAVGFSDAMIYDEIGLAPEARTLPFRRLEVPGAGDVFAQWQAKADRTDY; this comes from the coding sequence ATGCCGACCTCGCCCCTCGATCGTGACGCCGACGACGCCGAACACGCCCGACACCTGCAGCACACCCTCGAGCTGGCCCGCCGTGCCGTGACCAGTGGCAGCGGCGGCCCGTTCGGAGCCGTGGTCGTGCTCGACGGGGAGGTGATCGCCGAGGGGTGGAACACGGTCGTGGGCACCAGTGACCCGACCGCGCACGCGGAGATCACCGCGATCCGCGCCGCTGCTGAGCACCTGGGCGACTTCCAACTGTCCGGTGCCGTGATCTATGCCTCGTGCGAGCCCTGCCCGATGTGTCTCGGGGCGATCTACTGGTCCCGCGCCGAGGCGCTGTACTACGCCGCGACCCGCCACGACGCGGCGGCCGTCGGCTTCAGCGACGCCATGATCTATGACGAGATCGGTCTGGCGCCGGAGGCCCGCACGCTCCCGTTCCGCCGGCTCGAGGTGCCCGGCGCGGGGGACGTCTTTGCGCAGTGGCAGGCCAAGGCAGACCGCACCGACTACTGA